A genomic stretch from Arachis stenosperma cultivar V10309 chromosome 3, arast.V10309.gnm1.PFL2, whole genome shotgun sequence includes:
- the LOC130967887 gene encoding probable serine/threonine-protein kinase At1g54610 isoform X1, protein MGCALPKPARSRPNPTAPPERQGNNQPSNVPGHIPTQQGWPPWLMEVVGDAIQDWTPRCANTFQKLSKIGQGTYSNVYKARDLVSGKIVALKKVRFDHLEGESVKFMAREILVLKKLDHPNVVKLEGLVTSRICSSIYLVFEYMDHDLAGLVAGHGLNFTQPQIKCYMKQLLCGLEHCHSRGVLHRDIKGSNLLIDNQGILKIADFGLAAFYDSKQTRPMTNRVVTLWYRPPELLLGATFYGVGIDLWSAGCIFAELLAGKPIMPARTEVEQLHKIFKLCGSPSEDYWKKYRLQNATLYKPHHQYKRCILQTFKDFPSSSLPLIDTLLAIDPDHRGTTSAALNSQFFNTEPYACEPSCLPMYPPCKELDVKLRVKEARRQKALSGKAVAVDAATRVRALECALAIPEIQTNLDRWKVVTNANAKSKSEKFPPPHQDGAVGYPLNASNRGTVLFCASDTSFGSKTSRTLGTSIAAAAARPRPNSKGRTSNKADSKMVSSWKFMRAFKPTIVGLSSDLLFRRN, encoded by the exons ATGGGCTGCGCGCTACCAAAGCCGGCGCGATCCCGACCAAATCCCACTGCGCCTCCGGAGAGGCAAGGGAACAACCAACCCAGCAATGTTCCCGGCCACATTCCGACCCAACAGGGTTGGCCACCGTGGTTGATGGAGGTTGTCGGCGACGCCATCCAAGACTGGACTCCTCGCTGCGCCAACACCTTCCAAAAGCTTTCTAAG ATTGGGCAAGGGACTTATAGCAATGTGTACAAAGCCAGAGACCTAGTGAGTGGAAAGATAGTGGCTTTGAAGAAGGTGAGATTTGATCACTTAGAAGGAGAGAGTGTGAAGTTCATGGCCAGAGAGATTCTTGTCCTGAAGAAGCTTGATCACCCGAATGTTGTGAAACTTGAAGGCTTGGTTACTTCAAGGATCTGTTCCAGTATCTACTTGGTGTTTGAGTACATGGACCATGATCTTGCTGGCCTTGTTGCTGGCCATGGTCTCAACTTCACTCAGCCTCAG ATTAAATGCTATATGAAGCAATTACTATGTGGGCTTGAGCATTGCCACAGCAGAGGTGTATTACACCGTGATATAAAGGGTTCCAATCTGCTTATTGACAATCAAGGAATCCTTAAAATTGCTGATTTTGGACTCGCCGCTTTCTATGATTCCAAACAAACCCGTCCCATGACCAACAGAGTCGTCACTCTTTGGTATCGTCCGCCAGAGCTTCTTCTTGGAGCTACCTTCTATGGTGTTGGTATCGACCTCTGGAGTGCCGGATGCATCTTCGCGGAGCTACTTGCCGGAAAGCCTATCATGCCTGCCCGAACAGAG GTTGAGCAACTGCACAAAATATTCAAGTTATGCGGCTCTCCATCAGAGGATTACTGGAAGAAATATAGATTGCAAAATGCTACACTCTATAAGCCACACCACCAATATAAAAGATGCATCCTGCAAACTTTCAAGGATTTCCCGTCTTCTTCATTACCTCTAATTGATACTCTTCTTGCAATAGATCCCGATCATCGCGGCACTACCTCTGCAGCTCTAAATAGTCAA TTCTTTAACACCGAGCCCTATGCTTGTGAACCATCATGTTTACCAATGTATCCTCCATGCAAAGAACTCGATGTAAAGCTAAGAGTCAAAGAAGCAAGAAG GCAGAAAGCTTTAAGCGGAAAAGCTGTTGCAGTTGATGCTGCAACAAGAGTTAGAGCGCTTGAGTGCGCTTTGGCCATTCCAGAGATCCAAACAAATTTAGAT AGGTGGAAAGTTGTGACAAATGCAAATGCCAAAAGCAAGAGTGAGAAATTCCCACCTCCACATCAGGATGGAGCTGTTGGATATCCATTGAATGCATCAAACAGAGGAACTGTTTTATTTTGTGCTAGTGACACTTCCTTTGGCTCAAAAACTTCAAGAACTCTTGGAACTAGtattgctgctgctgctgctagGCCTAGGCCTAATTCCAAAGGAAGGACATCAAACAAAGCAGATTCGAAGATGGTGTCATCTTGGAAATTTATGCGTGCATTCAAGCCAACAATTGTTGGCCTTTCATCTGATTTATTATTTAGAAGGAATTAA
- the LOC130967887 gene encoding probable serine/threonine-protein kinase At1g54610 isoform X2 has product MGCALPKPARSRPNPTAPPERQGNNQPSNVPGHIPTQQGWPPWLMEVVGDAIQDWTPRCANTFQKLSKIGQGTYSNVYKARDLVSGKIVALKKVRFDHLEGESVKFMAREILVLKKLDHPNVVKLEGLVTSRICSSIYLVFEYMDHDLAGLVAGHGLNFTQPQIKCYMKQLLCGLEHCHSRGVLHRDIKGSNLLIDNQGILKIADFGLAAFYDSKQTRPMTNRVVTLWYRPPELLLGATFYGVGIDLWSAGCIFAELLAGKPIMPARTEVEQLHKIFKLCGSPSEDYWKKYRLQNATLYKPHHQYKRCILQTFKDFPSSSLPLIDTLLAIDPDHRGTTSAALNSQFFNTEPYACEPSCLPMYPPCKELDVKLRVKEARRQKALSGKAVAVDAATRVRALECALAIPEIQTNLDFMHSILSLS; this is encoded by the exons ATGGGCTGCGCGCTACCAAAGCCGGCGCGATCCCGACCAAATCCCACTGCGCCTCCGGAGAGGCAAGGGAACAACCAACCCAGCAATGTTCCCGGCCACATTCCGACCCAACAGGGTTGGCCACCGTGGTTGATGGAGGTTGTCGGCGACGCCATCCAAGACTGGACTCCTCGCTGCGCCAACACCTTCCAAAAGCTTTCTAAG ATTGGGCAAGGGACTTATAGCAATGTGTACAAAGCCAGAGACCTAGTGAGTGGAAAGATAGTGGCTTTGAAGAAGGTGAGATTTGATCACTTAGAAGGAGAGAGTGTGAAGTTCATGGCCAGAGAGATTCTTGTCCTGAAGAAGCTTGATCACCCGAATGTTGTGAAACTTGAAGGCTTGGTTACTTCAAGGATCTGTTCCAGTATCTACTTGGTGTTTGAGTACATGGACCATGATCTTGCTGGCCTTGTTGCTGGCCATGGTCTCAACTTCACTCAGCCTCAG ATTAAATGCTATATGAAGCAATTACTATGTGGGCTTGAGCATTGCCACAGCAGAGGTGTATTACACCGTGATATAAAGGGTTCCAATCTGCTTATTGACAATCAAGGAATCCTTAAAATTGCTGATTTTGGACTCGCCGCTTTCTATGATTCCAAACAAACCCGTCCCATGACCAACAGAGTCGTCACTCTTTGGTATCGTCCGCCAGAGCTTCTTCTTGGAGCTACCTTCTATGGTGTTGGTATCGACCTCTGGAGTGCCGGATGCATCTTCGCGGAGCTACTTGCCGGAAAGCCTATCATGCCTGCCCGAACAGAG GTTGAGCAACTGCACAAAATATTCAAGTTATGCGGCTCTCCATCAGAGGATTACTGGAAGAAATATAGATTGCAAAATGCTACACTCTATAAGCCACACCACCAATATAAAAGATGCATCCTGCAAACTTTCAAGGATTTCCCGTCTTCTTCATTACCTCTAATTGATACTCTTCTTGCAATAGATCCCGATCATCGCGGCACTACCTCTGCAGCTCTAAATAGTCAA TTCTTTAACACCGAGCCCTATGCTTGTGAACCATCATGTTTACCAATGTATCCTCCATGCAAAGAACTCGATGTAAAGCTAAGAGTCAAAGAAGCAAGAAG GCAGAAAGCTTTAAGCGGAAAAGCTGTTGCAGTTGATGCTGCAACAAGAGTTAGAGCGCTTGAGTGCGCTTTGGCCATTCCAGAGATCCAAACAAATTTAGAT TTCATGCACTCAATTCTATCACTATCATAG